A stretch of DNA from Microbacterium saperdae:
ATGCCCCCGCACCTGGAGCGACTGCGGCAGGAGACCGACGTGGTCCCGGCGGTCAACCAGGTGGAGCTGCATCCGTACTTCGCCCAGCCGGACGTGCAGAAGGCGGATGCCGCGCACGGCATCATCACGCAGGCCTGGTCGCCGATCGGCGGCATCACGTTCTACCCGGGGCCGTGGGGGGAAGAGCGCCGCAACGTGATGCAGGATCCGACGATCGCTGCGATCGCGGCGCAGCACGGCAAGAGCCCCGCGCAGGTCATGCTGCGGTGGCACCTGCAGCAGGGGCGTTCGGCGATCCCGAAGTCGACCAACCCGGCCCGCATCGCCGAGAACTTCGACGTGTTCGACTTCGCGCTGAGTGCGGAGGAGCTCGCGCAGCTCGATGCGCTCGACACCGGCGTGCGCAGCGGTCCTGATCCCGATGCCCCGCGCGACGAGTTCTTCGACCGGGTGATCGACGAGGCCTGAGCTGATCTGACCGGGTGGGATATCTCTCGCCTGGTTAGACGTTTTCGCGACCGGTGTCAAGGTGGATGCGCGGGAATGGATGCCTGGATAGTGTCCGGGGCATGGAATCTCGGAGCAGGGACATCATCAGGCAGACGGTGATCATCGCCGCGGCATCCTTCATGCTGATCGCCGCAGCCGTCGGAGCCGGGGCGTTCGGCGGCACCTCGGTCAGCGAGCTTCAGGACGGGGCGCTGTCGGCGCAGGGCTCGTACCTCGCTCCGGCCGGCCCGGCGTTCTCGATCTGGTCGCTGATCTACATCGGGCTCATCGCCTACACGGTGTGGCAGGCGTTGCCGGCGCAGCGGGCGGACGAACGGCAGCGTGCGGCCGGGGGCTGGATCGCCCTGTCCATGGTGCTCAACGGGCTGTGGCTGGTCACCGCGCAGTTCTGGTCGCTGATCGCCACCGTGATCGTGATCGCGCTGCTGCTCGCGACCCTGGCCAGGGTGATCGTCATCCTCGGTCGCCGGCCCGCCCGCGGATGGCCGGAACGCCTGGTCGTCGACGGAGCCAACGGCCTGCACTTCGGCTGGGTCACGATCGCGACCGTCGCCAACATCACGGCCTGGCTCACGCAGATCGCCCCGGCGAGCTGGGCCGCTCAGGCAGAGGTCTGGGCGGTCGTCGTGCTCGCGGTCGTGCTGGTCATCGGCGTCGCCGCCGCCTGGACGACGGGCCGCATCGCTCCGGCCCTCGCGACCGCGTGGGGACTGGTCTGGCTCGCGGTGGGGCGCCTGACGGGCGCGCCCGAGAGCACCGTGACCGCGGTCGCCGCGATCATCGTCGCCGTGGTGCTGGTGGCGGCCGGGGCCTTCGCCCTGGTGCGGCGGCGGCGGATGCCTGCGCGCCCCTGAGGTCGAGTTGGCGCCCCTGAGCTCGAGTTGGCACCTGTGGTCGGCGCCCGGCGCTCAGAGCACCAGCCGGTAACCCATCCCCGACTCGGTCAGCAGGTGCACCGGCGTGCGGGGCTCCTGCTCGAGCTTCTTGCGCAGCTGCGACATGTACAGCCGCAGGTAG
This window harbors:
- a CDS encoding aldo/keto reductase, with amino-acid sequence MIDLTLNNGVTMPALGLGVFQSAPEETAAAVAEALRIGYRHIDTAAAYRNEREVGEGIRRSGVARDEIFVETKVWVSDYGYDKTLHAFEKATGKLGIDTLDLFILHQPAPARIDSVIAAYKALETLLAEGRVRAIGISNFMPPHLERLRQETDVVPAVNQVELHPYFAQPDVQKADAAHGIITQAWSPIGGITFYPGPWGEERRNVMQDPTIAAIAAQHGKSPAQVMLRWHLQQGRSAIPKSTNPARIAENFDVFDFALSAEELAQLDALDTGVRSGPDPDAPRDEFFDRVIDEA
- a CDS encoding TspO/MBR family protein, which codes for MESRSRDIIRQTVIIAAASFMLIAAAVGAGAFGGTSVSELQDGALSAQGSYLAPAGPAFSIWSLIYIGLIAYTVWQALPAQRADERQRAAGGWIALSMVLNGLWLVTAQFWSLIATVIVIALLLATLARVIVILGRRPARGWPERLVVDGANGLHFGWVTIATVANITAWLTQIAPASWAAQAEVWAVVVLAVVLVIGVAAAWTTGRIAPALATAWGLVWLAVGRLTGAPESTVTAVAAIIVAVVLVAAGAFALVRRRRMPARP